From one Perca fluviatilis chromosome 10, GENO_Pfluv_1.0, whole genome shotgun sequence genomic stretch:
- the LOC120566253 gene encoding uncharacterized protein LOC120566253, whose translation MEDAERKGLTWKIKKSLHTLTAEELFQVAGNIPPALDVDFSCVTEGDEESCFDYVCSYMDCKTLLELEDQGLSYLLSLKDDITELISRRVTKVSQPIVSGNESFPLTATSTPTLAAQQDSVESHVVDTHPVDPEAVEYQKLMANYVALVMKLAEFKTAAPEKHTPTFTDTQLSHPRTEKKTDSHPTTDPNSFRPDNMVSLGDLSFLQRREFKVHSGQVGDHTSDITYHGLCKQIDEGRKPNHTEGEIIQGVLRIIKPGQFKDMLINKDDLTLCELKSFLRSHLSEKSGSELFQELMSTKQYDEESPQQFLYRIIGLKQKVMFASRQDNKDIEYEPRTIQNVFLRTIHQGLLPKYSDIRNELKPLLSDYTVPDEALIRQVNKVSSERQRRLGHCARQKVTHAHSAQLESEKDTEKQTDYKSKNKNKAVEELSAKVDALTKMPQRPLTKHASAHTPSQNK comes from the coding sequence ATGGAGGACGCCGAAAGAAAAGGACTGACCTGGAAGATAAAGAAAAGCCTGCACACCCTGACCGCAGAAGAACTGTTTCAGGTAGCTGGGAACATTCCACCGGCTCTAGATGTGGATTTTTCATGTGTAACTGAGGGTGACGAAGAGAGTTGCTTTGATTATGTATGTTCATACATGGACTGTAAAACATTACTTGAGTTAGAGGACCAGGGACTTTCTTACTTATTGTCTTTGAAAGATGATATTACTGAGCTAATTTCTCGTCGTGTTACCAAAGTCAGTCAGCCCATAGTATCAGGTAATGAGAGTTTTCCACTAACAGCAACATCTACGCCCACTCTAGCAGCTCAACAGGACAGTGTAGAGAGTCATGTTGTTGACACACATCCTGTTGATCCAGAAGCAGTTGAGTATCAAAAGCTAATGGCTAACTATGTGGCTCTAGTTATGAAGTTAGCTGAGTTTAAGACTGCAGCACCAGAAAAACATACACCTACCTTCACTGACACACAGTTATCACATCCCAGAACAGAGAAGAAAACTGATAGTCACCCCACAACAGACCCAAACAGCTTCAGGCCTGATAATATGGTTTCCCTAGGAGACCTATCATTCCTTCAGCGCAGAGAGTTTAAAGTACACAGCGGTCAGGTTGGAGACCATACATCAGACATCACTTACCATGGGCTATGTAAGCAGATTGATGAGGGACGCAAGCCAAACCACACAGAGGGTGAGATCATCCAAGGTGTGCTCCGCATCATCAAACCTGGACAGTTTAAGGACATGTTGATCAACAAGGACGACTTGACTCTCTGTGAGCTTAAGAGCTTCCTGCGTTCACACCTGAGTGAGAAGAGCGGCAGTGAGTTATTTCAGGAGTTGATGAGTACCAAACAATATGATGAGGAGAGTCCCCAACAGTTCTTGTATAGGATAATTGGGCTGAAACAGAAAGTTATGTTTGCATCCAGACAAGATAACAAGGACATTGAATATGAGCCCCGCACAATCCAGAATGTTTTTCTGCGCACCATTCATCAGGGCCTTCTCCCCAAGTATAGCGACATTCGCAATGAGCTCAAGCCACTCCTGTCTGATTACACTGTTCCAGATGAAGCACTGATAAGGCAAGTGAACAAAGTATCAAGTGAGAGACAGCGGAGACTAGGACACTGTGCTCGCCAAAAGGTAACTCACGCTCACAGCGCTCAGCTTGAGTCAGAGaaggacacagaaaaacaaacagactacaaatcaaagaataaaaataaggCAGTAGAGGAGCTGAGTGCAAAGGTTGATGCTCTGACAAAGATGCCACAAAGACCCCTGACAAAACATGCCAGTGCCCACACACCAAGCCAAAACAAATAG